From Streptomyces qinzhouensis, one genomic window encodes:
- a CDS encoding condensation domain-containing protein, with the protein MNPLSFAQRRLWFLGRLAGPSAAYHAPVVLRLDGTPDPAVLGAALADLVERHEVLRTVLPAGPDAEPRQEIRDASALPPPEVIHCPAAEVETRITAFVREPLDVTAGLPLRVGLFVPADTRPGPRPGSVLVLLLHHIATDGWSVRPLLRDLDTAYTARLAGRAPGWEPLPVQYADYALWQRDLLGDPADPGSLASEQLGHWRKLLDGAPGTTPLPMDRPRPAEPSGRGATLTARIPAATHRALLAVARRHGASAPMAVRAALAAALTAAGCGPDLVIGTPVAGRPEDELHELVGFFVNTLALRTDVSGEPSPAALVERVRDADLLAYEHQDLPFELLVEELAPERSLGHHPLFQVMLTVDGTEGPEGARSAGRVPLGPGLTGVTGTADLAAAKFDLTFFCARRAAPDGSPDGLDLALGYAVDLFDEATARLLLDLFVRALEAVAHDSERPLGPLSLATAGERAALTARHTAAAARSTAAPPAARSGRRDMGAPREEILCGLFAEVLGRPRIGPDDNFFRSGGHSLLAGRLVNRIRAALGLTAGIRDLFLAPTPAALHRRLTEAARTEGSAARPVPRPVPESERPERLPLSASQRALWLLARIDGPSAMYNAPVVLRLDGVPDPAVLGAALADLAERHAVLRTAYPQLDGEPYQRILADFTPAVDLVRCADPDEIDRRVAEFARTPLDPADGVPLRAGLFTTGGSGPCALVLLVHHIAVDGWSLAPLLHDLGLAYTARLAGRAPDREPLPLSYADYALWQRDLLAEPDALLGHWRTALAGLPERTDLPYDRLRPAEPTGRGGTVTARLGPDVASGLAALARERNASLFMVVRAAVAAALSAAGAGTDLAVGTPVSGRSDAALHELVGCFVNSLVLRADTSGDPTAAELVDRVRDTDLAAFDHQDLPFELLVEELAEASGRVLGEHPFFQVMLTVRTADAAAGTGRVRLGPLTAEAGSVDLGAAKFDLSFHCEEEPDGGLRLLLGYARDVFDEPTAALLLDVHARALAAFAADPGRPLGALGLVTEAEAAGLTARRERLVAAAGSVPEQENSTDAGDPRVELLCGLFAEILDRPRVGPGDNFFRVGGHSRLASRLVNRIRAVLGVEAGIRDLFLAPTPLALHGRLPAGPTAGARPPLRPAERPERIPLSPAQRRLWFTDQLDGPSAAYNIALVRRLHRPLDPVALAAALADVAERHEVLRTVYRAEGGEPYQLVSAGARPQLELGFPADPAAAVDEAAGRVFDLAHELPFRAWLFLPADGTGQQTLVLLLHHIAADGWSVDCLLTDLATAYTARAAGTAPGWAPLPVQYADYTLWQRQLLADGPEDRLGHWERALTGLPPLTDLPTDRHRPPVPSGRGAVTGFTVPGPVREGLERIARSTGSTLFMVVHAALAAVLARCGAGPDLAVGTVVAGRDDQALNGLVGFFVNTLVLRTDSSGDPSFTELVRRVREADLAAYAHQDVPFDLVVERLNPHRSSAHHPLVQVMLRVDPEPDGAGGGPDGPLAGAALPYGSRTAKADLTFALTGGAGHDGLDGVLEYATDLYEETGAARLAALLVDALALFAADPAVRIGILPDGPPRPGTGPYATVAGYRIDLGQVRDVLAAHPAVGGAEVALVDGRPVARLTGAVTEAAAQSWASERLPEYAVPTTVTVTGDPTRPEPPAGPLPLVLELFREVLNGKEVTEDANFFRSGGHSLLAVRLLNRVRAELGRELTLRDVFRHPTPVSLAGLLATAPVPPAVPALRRRVRRG; encoded by the coding sequence GTGAACCCTTTGTCGTTCGCCCAGCGCCGTCTCTGGTTCCTCGGGAGGCTGGCGGGACCCTCGGCCGCCTACCACGCCCCGGTGGTGCTCAGGCTGGACGGGACGCCCGATCCGGCGGTGCTCGGCGCGGCCCTCGCCGATCTTGTCGAACGGCACGAGGTGCTGCGCACCGTCCTGCCCGCCGGGCCCGACGCGGAGCCCCGGCAGGAGATACGGGACGCCTCGGCGCTGCCCCCGCCGGAGGTGATCCACTGCCCGGCGGCCGAGGTCGAGACCCGGATCACCGCGTTCGTCCGGGAGCCCCTGGACGTCACCGCCGGACTCCCGCTGCGGGTGGGGCTGTTCGTCCCCGCGGACACCCGCCCCGGGCCCCGGCCCGGTTCGGTGCTGGTGCTGCTCCTGCACCACATCGCCACCGACGGCTGGTCCGTCCGCCCCCTGCTGCGCGATCTGGACACCGCCTATACGGCACGGCTCGCGGGCCGGGCCCCGGGCTGGGAGCCCCTGCCGGTCCAGTACGCCGACTACGCCCTGTGGCAGCGGGACCTCCTGGGAGACCCCGCCGACCCCGGCAGCCTGGCCTCGGAGCAGCTCGGCCACTGGCGGAAGCTGCTGGACGGGGCGCCCGGGACGACCCCGCTGCCCATGGACCGGCCGCGGCCCGCCGAACCCTCCGGCCGCGGGGCCACCCTGACCGCGCGGATCCCGGCCGCCACCCATCGTGCGCTACTCGCCGTGGCCCGGCGGCACGGGGCCAGTGCGCCGATGGCGGTACGGGCCGCCCTGGCGGCCGCGCTCACCGCGGCCGGCTGCGGCCCCGACCTGGTGATCGGCACCCCGGTCGCGGGCCGCCCGGAGGACGAGCTCCATGAACTCGTCGGGTTCTTCGTCAACACCCTGGCGCTCCGTACCGACGTGTCCGGCGAGCCGAGCCCGGCCGCGCTCGTCGAACGGGTCCGGGACGCGGATCTGCTCGCGTACGAACACCAGGACCTGCCCTTCGAGCTGCTGGTGGAGGAGCTCGCCCCGGAGCGGTCCCTCGGGCATCATCCGCTGTTCCAGGTGATGCTGACCGTCGACGGCACGGAGGGCCCCGAGGGCGCCCGGTCCGCCGGGCGGGTGCCGCTGGGGCCGGGGCTGACCGGGGTAACAGGCACCGCGGATCTGGCGGCGGCCAAGTTCGACCTCACCTTCTTCTGCGCCCGGCGGGCGGCCCCGGACGGCTCCCCCGACGGGCTCGACCTGGCGCTCGGCTACGCCGTCGACCTGTTCGACGAGGCCACGGCGCGTCTCCTCCTCGACCTCTTCGTCCGGGCCCTGGAGGCCGTCGCCCACGACAGCGAAAGGCCGCTCGGCCCACTGTCGCTCGCCACCGCCGGGGAGCGGGCCGCGCTGACCGCCCGGCATACGGCTGCGGCCGCCCGGAGCACCGCCGCGCCGCCCGCCGCCCGGTCCGGGCGGCGCGATATGGGCGCCCCTCGGGAGGAGATCCTGTGCGGGCTCTTCGCCGAGGTCCTCGGCCGCCCCCGGATCGGCCCCGACGACAACTTCTTCCGGAGCGGCGGGCATTCGCTCCTCGCGGGCCGGCTCGTCAACCGGATCCGGGCCGCCCTGGGCCTGACGGCGGGCATCCGGGATCTGTTCCTGGCGCCCACCCCGGCGGCCCTGCACCGCAGGCTCACCGAGGCCGCCCGTACCGAGGGGAGCGCGGCCCGGCCCGTACCGCGACCCGTACCGGAGTCCGAACGCCCCGAGCGGCTGCCGCTGTCGGCGTCCCAGCGGGCACTCTGGCTGCTCGCCCGGATCGACGGCCCGTCGGCCATGTACAACGCGCCGGTCGTGCTCCGTCTCGACGGCGTGCCCGACCCGGCGGTACTCGGCGCGGCCCTCGCCGATCTGGCCGAACGGCACGCGGTGCTGCGTACCGCCTATCCGCAGCTGGACGGGGAGCCGTACCAGCGGATCCTGGCGGATTTCACTCCCGCCGTCGACCTCGTCCGGTGCGCCGACCCGGACGAAATCGACCGGCGGGTCGCCGAGTTCGCGCGGACTCCGCTCGACCCGGCCGACGGTGTTCCGCTGCGGGCGGGTCTCTTCACCACCGGCGGCAGCGGACCCTGCGCCCTGGTCCTGCTGGTCCATCACATCGCCGTCGACGGCTGGTCCCTCGCACCGCTGCTGCACGATCTCGGCCTCGCCTACACGGCACGGCTCGCGGGCCGGGCCCCCGACCGGGAGCCGCTGCCCCTCTCCTACGCGGACTACGCGCTCTGGCAGCGGGATCTGCTCGCCGAACCGGACGCTCTCCTCGGCCACTGGCGGACGGCGCTGGCCGGGCTGCCGGAGCGGACGGACCTGCCGTACGACCGGCTCCGGCCGGCCGAACCCACCGGCCGCGGCGGCACCGTCACCGCCCGGCTCGGCCCCGATGTGGCGAGCGGGCTGGCCGCGCTGGCCCGGGAGCGGAACGCCAGCCTGTTCATGGTGGTACGGGCCGCCGTCGCCGCCGCGCTCTCGGCGGCCGGGGCGGGCACCGACCTCGCCGTCGGCACCCCGGTGTCCGGGCGCTCCGACGCGGCGCTGCACGAGCTCGTCGGCTGCTTCGTCAACTCCCTGGTGCTGCGGGCCGACACGTCCGGCGATCCCACGGCCGCGGAGCTGGTGGACCGGGTACGGGACACGGACCTCGCCGCCTTCGACCACCAGGACCTGCCCTTCGAGCTGCTGGTGGAAGAGCTCGCCGAAGCGTCCGGGCGGGTCCTGGGCGAACACCCCTTCTTCCAGGTGATGCTGACCGTACGGACCGCCGACGCGGCGGCCGGGACCGGCCGGGTCCGGCTCGGGCCGCTGACCGCCGAGGCCGGTTCCGTCGATCTGGGGGCGGCGAAGTTCGATCTGAGCTTCCACTGCGAGGAGGAGCCGGACGGCGGGCTGCGGCTGCTCCTCGGCTATGCCCGGGACGTGTTCGACGAGCCCACGGCCGCCCTGCTGCTCGATGTGCACGCCCGGGCGCTCGCCGCGTTCGCCGCGGATCCGGGGCGGCCGCTCGGCGCCCTCGGGCTGGTCACCGAGGCGGAGGCCGCGGGACTCACGGCCCGGCGGGAACGGCTCGTGGCGGCGGCCGGTAGCGTTCCCGAGCAGGAGAACTCCACCGATGCCGGGGACCCCCGGGTGGAGCTGCTGTGCGGACTGTTCGCGGAGATACTCGACCGGCCGCGGGTCGGCCCCGGCGACAACTTCTTCCGGGTCGGCGGGCATTCCCGGCTCGCCAGCCGACTGGTCAACCGGATCCGGGCGGTCCTCGGCGTGGAGGCGGGGATCCGTGATCTGTTCCTCGCGCCGACGCCCCTGGCGCTGCACGGGCGGCTCCCCGCGGGACCCACGGCCGGGGCCCGGCCGCCGCTGCGCCCCGCCGAACGGCCCGAACGGATCCCGCTCTCCCCGGCCCAGCGCCGGCTGTGGTTCACCGACCAGCTCGACGGTCCGTCCGCCGCGTACAACATCGCGCTGGTACGGCGGCTCCACCGGCCGCTGGACCCGGTCGCGCTCGCCGCCGCGCTCGCCGATGTCGCCGAACGGCACGAGGTGCTGCGCACCGTCTACCGGGCCGAGGGCGGGGAACCGTACCAGCTCGTGTCGGCGGGCGCCCGGCCACAGCTGGAGCTCGGCTTCCCGGCCGATCCGGCGGCGGCCGTGGACGAGGCGGCGGGCCGGGTCTTCGACCTGGCGCACGAACTGCCGTTCCGCGCCTGGCTGTTCCTCCCCGCCGACGGCACCGGGCAGCAGACCCTCGTCCTGCTGCTGCACCACATCGCCGCCGACGGCTGGTCCGTCGACTGTCTGCTCACCGATCTCGCCACCGCCTACACCGCCAGGGCGGCGGGTACGGCACCCGGCTGGGCGCCCTTGCCCGTGCAGTACGCCGACTACACGCTTTGGCAGCGGCAACTCCTCGCCGACGGGCCCGAGGACCGGCTCGGCCACTGGGAGCGGGCCCTCACCGGGCTGCCGCCGCTGACGGATCTCCCCACCGACCGGCACCGGCCGCCGGTGCCCTCCGGGCGGGGCGCGGTCACCGGGTTCACCGTGCCCGGGCCGGTCCGGGAAGGGCTGGAACGGATCGCCCGGTCCACCGGAAGCACCCTGTTCATGGTGGTGCACGCGGCCCTCGCGGCGGTGCTCGCGCGCTGCGGCGCGGGGCCCGATCTCGCGGTGGGCACGGTGGTCGCGGGCCGCGACGACCAGGCGCTCAACGGTCTGGTCGGCTTCTTCGTCAATACGCTGGTCCTGCGCACCGACAGCTCGGGGGACCCGTCCTTCACCGAACTGGTGCGGCGGGTCCGGGAGGCGGACCTCGCGGCGTACGCGCACCAGGACGTCCCCTTCGACCTTGTCGTCGAGCGGCTCAACCCGCACCGCTCGTCGGCGCACCATCCGCTGGTACAGGTGATGCTGAGGGTCGATCCGGAGCCGGACGGCGCGGGCGGCGGTCCGGACGGGCCGCTGGCCGGTGCGGCGCTGCCGTACGGCTCGCGCACGGCGAAGGCGGATCTGACGTTCGCGCTGACCGGCGGTGCCGGGCACGACGGTCTGGACGGCGTCCTGGAGTACGCAACCGACCTGTACGAGGAGACCGGGGCGGCGCGCCTTGCCGCCCTTCTCGTCGATGCGCTGGCCCTGTTCGCGGCGGATCCCGCGGTCCGGATCGGGATACTTCCGGACGGGCCGCCGCGGCCCGGGACGGGCCCGTACGCGACCGTGGCGGGCTACCGGATCGACCTGGGGCAGGTACGGGACGTGCTCGCCGCGCACCCCGCCGTCGGCGGCGCCGAGGTCGCCCTCGTGGACGGCCGCCCGGTGGCCCGGCTGACGGGCGCGGTCACCGAGGCCGCGGCCCAGTCCTGGGCGTCGGAGCGGCTCCCCGAGTACGCGGTCCCCACGACGGTCACCGTCACCGGAGACCCCACCCGCCCCGAACCCCCGGCCGGCCCGCTGCCGCTGGTGCTGGAGCTGTTCCGGGAGGTCCTCAACGGCAAGGAGGTGACGGAGGACGCCAACTTCTTCCGCTCGGGCGGGCACTCCCTGCTGGCGGTCCGCCTGCTGAACCGCGTCCGCGCGGAACTGGGGCGCGAGCTGACGCTGCGGGACGTCTTCCGGCACCCGACACCGGTGTCCCTGGCGGGCCTCCTGGCCACGGCCCCGGTGCCGCCCGCGGTCCCCGCACTGCGGAGGCGGGTGCGGCGGGGCTGA
- a CDS encoding MbtH family protein, producing the protein MTNPFDDPEGSFHVVVNDEGQHALWPVFADIPAGWDGVWGPGSRTGALEYVAANWTDIRPKSLIAQYA; encoded by the coding sequence ATGACCAACCCCTTCGACGACCCCGAGGGCAGCTTCCACGTGGTGGTCAACGACGAGGGCCAGCATGCGCTGTGGCCGGTCTTCGCGGACATTCCCGCAGGCTGGGACGGGGTATGGGGGCCGGGTTCGAGGACCGGGGCGCTGGAGTACGTGGCGGCGAACTGGACCGACATCCGGCCGAAGAGCCTTATCGCCCAGTACGCCTGA
- a CDS encoding cobalamin B12-binding domain-containing protein produces the protein MTILLTGTASDSHTWNLVYLRLFLEERGHRVTCLGPCVPDQLLVAACAESAPELVVISSVNGHGYRDGLSAVRSLRSAGLRMPVVVGGKLGVAGRTDPARRALLLEAGCDAVFDDGDVAALRAYTADLAATASPPLPVAPWAVA, from the coding sequence TTGACGATACTGCTGACCGGTACCGCATCGGATTCCCATACCTGGAATCTGGTCTATCTCCGGCTCTTCCTGGAGGAGCGGGGCCACCGAGTGACGTGTCTGGGGCCCTGTGTCCCCGACCAACTGCTCGTGGCGGCCTGCGCGGAGTCGGCGCCGGAGCTGGTCGTCATCAGCAGCGTCAACGGTCACGGCTACCGTGACGGGCTCTCCGCCGTACGGTCCCTGCGCTCCGCCGGACTGCGGATGCCGGTGGTCGTCGGGGGCAAGCTCGGGGTCGCGGGCCGGACCGATCCGGCGCGGCGGGCGCTGCTTCTGGAGGCGGGCTGCGACGCGGTCTTCGACGACGGGGACGTGGCGGCGCTGCGGGCGTACACGGCGGATCTCGCCGCCACGGCCTCGCCCCCGCTGCCCGTGGCTCCTTGGGCCGTGGCATGA
- a CDS encoding methylaspartate mutase — MRPGGAVLGSVRRAAAPDPDPGGALSFGGFVARAARAGRLVVQPRMGFSDPGRMRTGLAATRSAAAVTVGTLTIDSYTRVGDHAGARAALAEGARLNGYPITAHSAEQTLAVLDGIADPAFPVQVRHGSSRPGAIVRALAAAGLYATEGGPVSYCLPYGRTPLADSVENWARACELLTELVPAPALPHLESFGGCMLGQLCPPGLLVALSLLEARFFTHHGIRSVSLSIAQQTDPAQDADAVRALRRLAAEFLPPDTDRHVVLYTYMGVYPRTEHGATLLLEDSARLAVRAGAQRLIVKTSAEAHRIPTVRENLRALETASAAADQAAEALRRNAPGPDPAGHSDSAVYREARAFVEAVLDLGDDPGRALRTAFARGVLDVPYCLHPDNAGRSRSFLDSAGRLCWAETGGMPIPPDKARDRARTPLTSDGLLAALYGVAARYDNPSPGGRILSPAPSPS, encoded by the coding sequence ATGAGACCCGGCGGCGCGGTCCTCGGGTCCGTTCGCCGGGCCGCGGCCCCGGACCCGGACCCCGGGGGCGCGCTGTCGTTCGGCGGGTTCGTCGCCCGGGCCGCGCGGGCCGGGCGGCTCGTGGTCCAGCCCCGGATGGGGTTCTCGGACCCCGGCCGGATGCGGACGGGTCTGGCCGCCACCCGGTCCGCGGCGGCGGTCACCGTCGGCACGCTCACCATCGACAGCTACACCCGGGTCGGGGATCACGCCGGGGCCCGGGCCGCCCTCGCCGAGGGCGCCCGGCTCAACGGCTATCCCATCACCGCCCACTCCGCCGAGCAGACCCTGGCCGTGCTCGACGGCATCGCGGATCCGGCCTTCCCGGTGCAGGTACGGCATGGTTCGTCCCGGCCCGGGGCCATCGTCCGGGCGCTCGCCGCGGCCGGCCTGTACGCCACCGAGGGCGGACCCGTCTCCTACTGCCTGCCCTACGGACGCACTCCGCTCGCCGATTCGGTGGAGAACTGGGCGCGGGCCTGTGAGCTCCTCACGGAGCTGGTGCCCGCCCCGGCGCTGCCGCATCTGGAGAGCTTCGGCGGCTGTATGCTCGGCCAGCTCTGCCCGCCGGGGCTGCTGGTGGCGCTCAGTCTGCTGGAGGCGCGCTTCTTCACCCACCACGGCATCCGCAGCGTCTCCCTCAGCATCGCCCAGCAGACGGACCCCGCCCAGGACGCCGACGCCGTCCGGGCGCTGCGCCGGCTGGCCGCGGAGTTCCTCCCCCCGGACACCGACCGGCATGTAGTGCTCTACACCTATATGGGGGTGTATCCGCGGACCGAACACGGCGCCACCCTGCTGCTGGAGGACTCCGCCCGGCTCGCGGTCCGGGCGGGCGCCCAGCGGCTGATCGTGAAGACGTCCGCCGAGGCGCACCGGATTCCGACCGTACGGGAGAACCTGCGGGCGCTGGAGACCGCGTCGGCGGCCGCCGACCAGGCCGCGGAAGCCCTGCGGCGTAACGCGCCGGGCCCGGACCCCGCGGGGCACTCCGACAGCGCCGTGTACCGCGAGGCCCGGGCCTTCGTGGAGGCCGTACTCGACCTCGGTGACGATCCGGGGCGGGCGCTGCGGACCGCCTTCGCGCGGGGCGTGCTGGATGTGCCGTACTGCCTGCACCCCGACAACGCGGGCCGCAGCCGCAGCTTCCTGGACTCCGCCGGCCGGTTGTGCTGGGCGGAGACCGGCGGGATGCCGATACCGCCCGACAAGGCGCGGGACCGCGCCCGTACCCCGCTGACCTCCGACGGACTGCTGGCCGCGCTGTACGGCGTCGCGGCCCGCTACGACAACCCGTCACCGGGCGGCCGGATCCTCTCCCCCGCCCCCTCGCCGTCCTGA
- a CDS encoding asparagine synthetase A: MEPAHAAAPTLPPLGDHLASPRLRSAMLVQQEALYAAREFLRGEGFTELLPPLIGPVTDPGGRGAKALDVDYYGQTYKLMTSAILYKQASLRGFPRLFYIAPNVRVEPPETAGTGRHLVEFHQIDVEIADATREEAQTVAAGLLTRVAEHVWTAVPEVLRELGRDEADFAELRSGKFDACTHEEAVARLAALGHAQSPHAEIDWEAERILSLDAGHPFFVNDYPKGSRGFYDREDPGRPGVLRNFDLIAHGGYGELVSGSEREADYATIVTRMRESGENPAKYAWYLDVARRGLSPSAGFGMGLQRLVRFLTGLDALWQVSAYPKLPGVITP, from the coding sequence ATGGAACCCGCCCACGCTGCCGCCCCCACCCTTCCGCCGCTCGGTGACCATCTGGCGTCGCCGCGGCTGCGGTCCGCGATGCTCGTCCAGCAGGAAGCGCTGTACGCGGCGCGGGAATTTCTGCGCGGCGAGGGCTTCACCGAACTGCTGCCCCCGCTGATCGGCCCGGTCACCGACCCCGGCGGCCGGGGCGCCAAAGCCCTCGACGTGGACTACTACGGGCAGACGTACAAGCTGATGACCAGCGCGATCCTCTACAAGCAGGCATCGCTGCGCGGATTCCCGCGACTGTTCTACATCGCCCCGAACGTCCGGGTGGAGCCGCCGGAGACCGCCGGAACGGGCCGCCATCTGGTGGAGTTCCACCAGATCGACGTGGAGATCGCGGACGCGACCCGCGAGGAGGCGCAGACGGTCGCCGCCGGACTGCTGACCCGGGTGGCGGAGCACGTCTGGACCGCCGTGCCCGAGGTGCTGCGGGAACTCGGCCGTGACGAGGCCGACTTCGCCGAGCTGCGGTCCGGGAAGTTCGACGCCTGCACCCACGAGGAGGCGGTGGCCCGGCTGGCCGCACTCGGCCATGCGCAGAGTCCGCACGCCGAGATCGACTGGGAGGCGGAGCGGATCCTGTCGCTCGACGCCGGACACCCGTTCTTCGTCAACGACTATCCGAAGGGCTCGCGCGGCTTCTACGACCGGGAGGACCCCGGGCGCCCCGGTGTGCTGCGCAACTTCGACCTCATCGCGCACGGCGGCTACGGAGAGCTGGTCAGCGGCAGCGAGCGCGAAGCCGACTACGCGACGATCGTCACCCGGATGCGGGAGAGCGGCGAGAACCCGGCGAAGTACGCCTGGTATCTGGACGTGGCGCGCCGGGGCCTCTCCCCCAGCGCGGGCTTCGGCATGGGACTCCAGCGGCTGGTCCGCTTCCTGACCGGACTGGACGCCCTGTGGCAGGTCAGCGCCTATCCGAAGCTGCCGGGGGTGATCACGCCATGA
- a CDS encoding glutamate synthase-related protein: MSAETVTAAGFPEAAVRARARHGAAAVFPPSGEYGTGLFGAGTPAGEGDRSDPLDALRPAPPVFMPRRLEKLIELGREPGHDDVDLRTGVGGFASALPLYLSAFGSTRAGSGDLAVAAARQAGRLGIPMVVGENTVPVHGYRSVLLARVGAYAETVGDATGGVVVQQSTEDADSEVWNLVYSDPAVRELRDSGRLGFELKTGQGAKPGLGGMTVVDPAEAERLTEAGLFTLATRLGGNGARLRCATPGTFTEEILRQQLRFMRNNFPLARIWVKFHPGRDIGTAAATAWAAGADAVTVDGAEGGTGWAPRVFLDGVGLPLADCLDRIDRNDRPAGTSLLASGRMWEGGRAVRALALGATAVGLGRAALLAVDEDPEHGLERLADALALELKLLLHALGQYRPSELTRADLWPPATGHGVPAAVAAGGGRP, encoded by the coding sequence ATGAGCGCGGAGACGGTGACGGCGGCCGGCTTTCCCGAGGCGGCGGTACGGGCCCGGGCCCGGCACGGCGCCGCGGCGGTGTTCCCGCCGTCCGGGGAGTACGGGACCGGTCTGTTCGGCGCGGGCACCCCGGCCGGGGAGGGCGATCGTTCCGACCCGCTGGACGCGCTGCGCCCGGCACCGCCGGTCTTCATGCCCCGGCGGCTGGAGAAGCTCATCGAACTCGGCCGGGAGCCCGGCCACGACGACGTCGACCTGCGGACCGGAGTCGGCGGCTTCGCCTCGGCGCTGCCGCTCTACCTGTCCGCGTTCGGCTCGACCCGGGCGGGCAGCGGGGACCTCGCCGTGGCGGCCGCCCGGCAGGCGGGCCGGCTCGGCATCCCGATGGTCGTCGGCGAGAACACGGTGCCCGTCCACGGCTACCGCTCGGTGCTGCTCGCCCGGGTCGGGGCCTATGCCGAGACCGTGGGCGATGCCACCGGAGGCGTGGTGGTGCAGCAGTCCACCGAGGACGCCGATTCCGAGGTGTGGAACCTGGTCTACAGCGATCCGGCGGTCCGGGAGCTGAGGGATTCGGGGCGGCTCGGCTTCGAGCTGAAGACCGGGCAGGGTGCAAAACCCGGTCTCGGCGGGATGACCGTGGTCGACCCGGCCGAGGCCGAACGCCTCACCGAGGCCGGACTGTTCACCCTCGCCACGCGACTGGGCGGGAACGGCGCCCGGCTTCGCTGCGCCACCCCCGGCACCTTCACCGAGGAGATCCTCCGCCAGCAACTCCGCTTCATGCGGAACAACTTCCCGCTCGCCCGGATCTGGGTGAAGTTCCACCCCGGCCGCGATATCGGCACGGCGGCGGCGACGGCCTGGGCCGCCGGGGCGGACGCGGTGACCGTGGACGGCGCGGAGGGCGGCACGGGCTGGGCGCCCAGGGTCTTCCTCGACGGGGTCGGACTCCCCCTGGCCGACTGCCTCGACCGGATCGACCGGAACGACCGGCCGGCGGGAACGAGCCTGCTGGCCTCCGGCCGGATGTGGGAAGGCGGCCGGGCGGTCCGGGCCCTGGCGCTCGGCGCCACGGCCGTCGGACTGGGCCGGGCCGCGCTGCTGGCCGTGGACGAGGACCCGGAGCACGGTCTGGAACGGCTGGCGGACGCCCTCGCCCTGGAACTCAAGCTACTGCTGCACGCCCTGGGCCAGTACCGGCCGTCGGAACTGACCCGGGCGGACCTGTGGCCGCCCGCGACCGGTCACGGCGTGCCCGCCGCGGTGGCGGCGGGGGGTGGGCGGCCGTGA
- a CDS encoding MFS transporter codes for MTAKETDPHPGSAEVPWGRVGALVGGQAAVQLGSFALLISMNWTAVQIGGTQAVTLLMLAATVPRALMLVFGGATADVLGPRFVLLRTTAARATLLVVGAMVAATTHRLWPLVVIALLEGVLLGLAGPASGMLLPRFARGDQLARANSAYATVLRVAPVLGSPAGAWLITVGELWVALLVAAATGMVWLGCLLFITRGFTRPARQPGGRSLVRRSGDGFRLLAEHPRLRWMFITSLCLDMAFSWPVEVALPLLVHERGWGVGAVAMVLAAFSLGALASSALGAAFAHRIPVFFRLVVTSAGLAAGITVMALMGSPGSLTAVAAGVGLLSGLNGPAIVTLYQQAAPEGRMGAAMSTLALAGIGAAPLSIALFSSLSLALGVERTWLLCGAVAAVSPITALLALRAPVPSAEGSAGAVTEPVITASREPVPVAVGGGDGPPAAGPGHPGPSAPAPPAAARSAGTPADTSGSEPVPLRT; via the coding sequence ATGACAGCGAAGGAGACGGACCCGCACCCGGGGTCCGCCGAAGTGCCCTGGGGCCGGGTCGGCGCGCTCGTCGGCGGCCAGGCCGCGGTGCAGCTCGGCAGCTTCGCGCTGCTGATCTCGATGAACTGGACCGCCGTACAGATCGGCGGCACCCAGGCGGTCACCCTGCTGATGCTGGCGGCGACCGTGCCGCGGGCCCTGATGCTCGTCTTCGGCGGGGCGACCGCCGATGTCCTGGGGCCCCGGTTCGTGCTGCTGCGCACCACCGCCGCCCGGGCCACCCTGCTCGTGGTCGGCGCGATGGTCGCCGCTACCACCCACCGGCTGTGGCCCCTGGTGGTCATCGCGCTGCTGGAGGGCGTACTGCTGGGACTGGCCGGACCGGCGTCCGGGATGCTGCTGCCCCGGTTCGCCCGCGGCGACCAGCTCGCCCGCGCCAATTCCGCGTACGCGACGGTGCTCCGGGTCGCACCGGTGCTCGGCTCGCCCGCCGGGGCCTGGCTGATCACCGTCGGCGAACTCTGGGTGGCCCTGCTGGTGGCCGCCGCGACCGGCATGGTCTGGCTGGGCTGTCTGCTGTTCATCACCCGCGGCTTCACCCGGCCCGCCCGGCAGCCCGGCGGCAGATCGCTGGTGCGGCGCTCCGGCGACGGCTTCCGGCTCCTGGCCGAGCACCCCCGGCTGCGCTGGATGTTCATCACATCCCTCTGCCTGGACATGGCGTTCAGCTGGCCGGTCGAGGTGGCCCTGCCGCTGCTCGTCCATGAACGGGGCTGGGGCGTCGGGGCGGTGGCCATGGTGCTCGCGGCGTTCAGCCTCGGCGCGCTGGCCTCCAGCGCGCTGGGCGCGGCCTTCGCGCACCGCATTCCGGTGTTCTTCCGGCTGGTGGTGACCAGTGCGGGCCTCGCGGCCGGCATCACGGTGATGGCGCTGATGGGCTCGCCGGGGTCGCTGACCGCGGTGGCCGCGGGTGTCGGCCTGCTGTCGGGTCTCAACGGCCCGGCGATTGTGACGCTGTATCAGCAGGCGGCGCCGGAGGGCCGGATGGGGGCGGCGATGTCAACCCTCGCCCTCGCCGGAATCGGTGCCGCGCCGCTGTCGATCGCCCTGTTCAGCTCGTTGTCGCTGGCGCTCGGGGTGGAGCGGACCTGGCTGCTGTGCGGGGCGGTCGCGGCCGTCTCACCGATCACGGCCCTCCTCGCCCTGCGGGCGCCGGTGCCGTCGGCCGAGGGTTCGGCGGGGGCGGTCACGGAACCGGTCATCACCGCATCGCGGGAACCGGTACCGGTAGCCGTCGGTGGTGGCGACGGCCCCCCGGCCGCCGGACCCGGGCACCCCGGCCCCAGCGCCCCGGCCCCGCCCGCCGCCGCCCGGTCCGCCGGCACACCGGCGGACACCTCGGGCAGCGAGCCGGTCCCCCTCCGCACCTGA